In Paenibacillus ihbetae, the following are encoded in one genomic region:
- the ilvB gene encoding biosynthetic-type acetolactate synthase large subunit — translation MSAQTPEVRSTEQLREKWMKPEVITGSEILLRSLLLEGVECVFGYPGGAVLYIYDAMYGFEDFNHVLTRHEQGAIHAADGYARASGKVGVCIATSGPGATNLVTGIATAYMDSVPLVVITGNVATTLIGTDAFQEADITGITMPITKHSYLVRNVEDLPRIIHEAFHIASTGRKGPVLIDIPKDVSAATTLFKPEDTVHLRGYNPRTVPNRLQLDKLARAIEDAERPMILAGGGVIYSGAHEGLLEFVNKTGIPITTTLLGLGGFPTGHELWTGMPGMHGTYTSNQAIQQSDLLISIGARFDDRVTGKLNGFAPNAKIAHIDIDPAEIGKNVPTDIPIVGDVKTVLEMLNPLVGYAGKADAWRDQIGKWKAEYPYRYVDSDTVLKPQWVIEMLNETTKGEAIVTTDVGQHQMWAAQYYKFNQPRSWITSGGLGTMGFGFPSAIGAQMAHPDRLVISINGDGGMQMCSQELAICAINNIPVKIVVINNQVLGMVRQWQELIYDNRYSHIDLAGSPDFVKLAEAYGVKGLRATTKDEAHRAWAEAMETPGPVLVEFVVEKGENVYPMVPQGSTIDQMLMGDA, via the coding sequence ATGAGCGCGCAAACTCCAGAAGTGCGGTCTACAGAACAATTACGTGAGAAATGGATGAAGCCTGAAGTGATTACCGGATCGGAAATCTTGCTTCGGAGTCTTCTGCTCGAAGGTGTCGAGTGCGTATTCGGATATCCGGGCGGAGCCGTCCTGTATATCTATGATGCGATGTATGGTTTTGAGGATTTCAACCATGTCTTGACTCGTCACGAGCAAGGCGCCATCCATGCAGCCGACGGATATGCCCGGGCAAGCGGTAAAGTAGGTGTGTGTATCGCCACCTCGGGACCGGGGGCAACGAACCTCGTAACCGGGATTGCAACAGCCTATATGGATTCTGTTCCGCTCGTTGTCATTACCGGTAACGTAGCAACTACGCTGATCGGAACGGATGCCTTCCAGGAAGCGGATATTACAGGTATCACGATGCCGATCACCAAGCACAGCTATCTGGTGCGGAATGTCGAAGATCTGCCGCGGATCATCCACGAGGCATTCCACATCGCGTCCACGGGACGCAAAGGGCCGGTGCTGATCGATATTCCGAAGGACGTATCGGCGGCAACCACGCTGTTCAAGCCGGAAGATACCGTTCACCTGCGGGGCTATAACCCGCGAACGGTACCGAATCGTCTGCAGCTCGACAAGCTAGCCCGTGCGATCGAGGATGCCGAGCGTCCAATGATTCTTGCCGGCGGCGGCGTCATTTACTCCGGCGCGCATGAAGGGCTGCTGGAATTCGTCAACAAGACGGGCATTCCGATCACGACGACGCTGCTCGGGCTGGGCGGATTCCCGACGGGACACGAGCTCTGGACGGGCATGCCGGGCATGCATGGCACGTACACGTCGAACCAGGCCATTCAACAATCCGACCTGCTGATCAGCATCGGAGCCAGATTCGATGATCGCGTTACCGGCAAACTCAATGGATTTGCACCGAATGCCAAAATCGCTCATATTGACATCGATCCGGCCGAGATCGGCAAGAACGTGCCAACCGATATTCCGATTGTCGGGGATGTCAAAACCGTGCTTGAAATGCTGAATCCGCTCGTCGGATATGCAGGCAAGGCGGATGCTTGGAGAGACCAGATCGGCAAGTGGAAGGCGGAATATCCGTACCGCTACGTGGATTCGGATACCGTACTCAAGCCGCAGTGGGTTATCGAAATGCTGAACGAGACGACCAAGGGCGAAGCGATCGTAACGACGGACGTCGGACAGCACCAAATGTGGGCGGCCCAGTATTACAAATTCAACCAGCCGCGTTCATGGATCACCTCCGGCGGCCTCGGCACGATGGGCTTCGGATTCCCTTCCGCCATCGGCGCCCAAATGGCCCATCCCGACCGGCTCGTCATCTCGATCAACGGGGACGGCGGCATGCAGATGTGCTCCCAGGAGCTTGCGATCTGCGCCATCAACAACATTCCGGTCAAAATCGTGGTCATCAACAACCAGGTGCTTGGCATGGTTCGCCAATGGCAGGAGCTGATCTACGACAACCGTTACAGCCACATCGATCTGGCGGGCAGCCCGGATTTCGTCAAGCTTGCTGAAGCTTACGGTGTGAAAGGTCTTCGCGCCACGACGAAAGACGAAGCGCACCGCGCTTGGGCCGAAGCGATGGAAACGCCGGGACCGGTGCTCGTCGAGTTCGTGGTCGAGAAAGGCGAGAACGTGTATCCGATGGTACCGCAAGGGTCGACGATCGATCAAATGCTGATGGGGGATGCGTAA
- the ilvN gene encoding acetolactate synthase small subunit: MSTKHTIAVLVNDQPGVLQRVSGLFGRRGFNIESITVGQSEEQGLSRMVIVTTGDDTTLEQIEKQLYKLIDVIKVINLSSKPMVARELALIKVKAEPSARPEIMGVVETFRASVVDIGTSNLMVQVVGDTVKIDAMIELLKPYGIQELSRTGVTAMIRGNA; this comes from the coding sequence ATGAGTACAAAACATACCATTGCCGTACTAGTTAACGACCAGCCGGGTGTCCTGCAGCGGGTTTCGGGATTGTTTGGCCGCAGAGGCTTCAACATCGAGAGCATTACCGTGGGGCAATCGGAGGAGCAGGGGCTGTCGCGGATGGTCATCGTGACGACGGGAGATGACACGACGCTGGAGCAGATCGAGAAGCAGCTATACAAGCTGATCGATGTCATCAAAGTCATCAACCTGAGCTCCAAGCCGATGGTCGCAAGGGAGCTTGCCCTGATCAAGGTCAAGGCGGAGCCTTCCGCCAGACCTGAAATCATGGGCGTCGTCGAGACCTTCCGGGCTTCGGTCGTCGACATCGGTACCTCCAACCTGATGGTTCAGGTTGTTGGCGATACCGTGAAGATCGATGCGATGATCGAGCTGCTGAAGCCTTACGGGATCCAAGAACTGTCCCGGACCGGCGTTACCGCGATGATTCGCGGTAATGCGTAA
- the rplT gene encoding 50S ribosomal protein L20: MARVKGGFVVRRRHKKVLKLAKGYFGSKHRIFKTANEQVMKSLVYAYRDRRQTKRNFRKLWIVRINAAARQNGLSYSKMMHGLKLAGVDINRKMLADLAVNDLNAFNSLATVAKEKVNA, from the coding sequence ATGGCACGAGTTAAAGGCGGATTTGTCGTTCGTCGTCGACATAAAAAAGTATTGAAGCTTGCGAAAGGTTATTTCGGTTCCAAACACCGTATTTTTAAAACTGCAAACGAGCAGGTTATGAAATCCCTCGTTTACGCTTACCGGGATCGCCGTCAAACGAAGCGCAATTTCCGTAAATTGTGGATCGTTCGTATTAACGCGGCTGCTCGCCAAAACGGTCTGTCCTACAGCAAAATGATGCATGGCCTGAAGCTTGCTGGCGTGGATATCAACCGCAAAATGCTGGCTGATCTGGCTGTGAACGATCTGAACGCATTCAACTCTTTGGCAACCGTTGCTAAAGAAAAAGTGAACGCTTAA
- the ilvC gene encoding ketol-acid reductoisomerase: MAVTTYYEQDAELSVLKDKTIAVIGYGSQGHAQAQNLRDSGLQVVIGLREGKSFDKAKNDGFEVLSVAEAVSRADVVQILMPDETQASVYKNDIEPNLKKGAALMFSHGFNVHFGQIVAPKDNDVLLVAPKSPGHMVRRTYVEGFGVPGLIAIEKDATGQAKAIGLAYAKGIGCTRAGVIETSFREETETDLFGEQAVLCGGVSALIKAGFETLTEAGYAPEMAYFECLHELKLIVDMIYEGGLANMRDSISNTAEYGDYVTGPRIVTEETKKAMKEVLSDIQQGKFARDFILENQSGRAFLTATRRNESEHQLEVVGAQLREMMHWIKK; the protein is encoded by the coding sequence ATGGCAGTTACTACTTACTATGAACAAGATGCAGAGCTCAGCGTACTTAAGGACAAAACGATCGCGGTAATCGGCTACGGCAGCCAAGGGCATGCCCAAGCACAGAACCTGCGCGACAGCGGTCTCCAAGTGGTGATCGGTCTTCGTGAAGGAAAATCCTTCGACAAAGCGAAGAACGACGGGTTCGAGGTGCTTTCTGTAGCGGAGGCTGTAAGCCGTGCGGATGTCGTTCAAATTCTTATGCCGGACGAAACGCAAGCGTCGGTGTACAAGAACGATATCGAGCCGAACCTCAAGAAGGGCGCGGCGTTGATGTTCTCCCATGGCTTCAACGTTCATTTTGGCCAAATCGTGGCACCTAAAGACAACGACGTCCTGCTCGTAGCTCCGAAATCCCCGGGTCACATGGTTCGCCGCACATATGTTGAGGGCTTCGGCGTACCTGGATTGATCGCGATCGAGAAGGACGCGACCGGACAAGCTAAGGCAATCGGCCTTGCTTATGCTAAAGGCATCGGCTGTACCCGTGCAGGCGTTATCGAAACATCCTTCCGCGAAGAAACCGAAACCGATCTGTTCGGTGAGCAGGCTGTACTGTGCGGCGGCGTATCCGCGCTGATCAAGGCTGGTTTCGAAACGTTGACAGAAGCCGGTTATGCTCCGGAAATGGCTTACTTCGAGTGTCTGCATGAACTGAAGCTGATCGTCGACATGATCTATGAAGGCGGACTTGCTAACATGCGCGACTCCATCAGTAACACTGCGGAATACGGCGACTATGTAACAGGCCCTCGCATCGTTACCGAAGAAACGAAGAAAGCGATGAAGGAAGTATTGTCCGATATTCAACAGGGTAAATTCGCTCGCGACTTTATTCTCGAGAACCAATCCGGCCGTGCATTCCTGACAGCTACTCGCCGCAACGAGTCCGAGCATCAGCTCGAAGTCGTGGGCGCACAGCTTCGTGAAATGATGCATTGGATCAAGAAATAA
- a CDS encoding GNAT family N-acetyltransferase: MIRYWKPGQDDVMILQLIESQLVPLSHMSPKEIDAIRKDIPARLRRGVTLVAAGQEDRVLAFIHFLMHGELLYIDMLAVAPAVQRKQWGIRLMEHAERFAISRGCKRAKVMVDIGNRGGLAFYSKLGYTVTRIISNSRCYEMEKVWYP, from the coding sequence ATGATCCGCTACTGGAAACCCGGGCAGGATGACGTCATGATTCTGCAGCTGATTGAATCCCAGCTCGTCCCTCTTTCCCATATGAGCCCGAAGGAGATCGATGCGATCCGTAAAGATATCCCTGCCCGATTACGTCGCGGCGTAACCCTCGTTGCAGCCGGACAGGAGGATCGAGTCCTCGCCTTCATCCATTTCCTGATGCATGGCGAGCTGCTGTATATCGATATGCTGGCCGTCGCACCCGCCGTACAGCGAAAGCAATGGGGCATCCGCTTGATGGAGCATGCCGAACGTTTCGCTATATCCCGCGGTTGCAAGCGAGCGAAAGTGATGGTAGATATCGGGAACCGGGGCGGGCTCGCCTTTTACAGCAAGCTCGGTTATACGGTAACCCGAATCATCTCAAACAGCCGGTGCTACGAGATGGAAAAAGTGTGGTATCCTTAG
- the infC gene encoding translation initiation factor IF-3 — MINDEIRAKEVRLVGPEGEQIGIKPIREALQMAIDLNLDLVNVAPQAKPPVCRIMDYGKFRYEQQKKEKEARKNQKIVDIKEVWFRANIEEHDFQTKLRNVVKFLKDGDKVKCSVRFRGREITHANIGQKILERVKTEVADLCVVERQPKLEGRSMIMILAPKA, encoded by the coding sequence ATGATCAATGACGAGATTCGGGCCAAGGAAGTGCGCTTGGTCGGCCCGGAGGGTGAACAGATCGGGATCAAGCCGATTCGTGAAGCACTGCAGATGGCAATTGATCTCAATCTGGATCTGGTGAACGTGGCCCCTCAGGCGAAACCGCCGGTATGCCGCATCATGGACTATGGTAAATTCCGCTATGAGCAGCAGAAGAAAGAGAAGGAAGCGCGCAAGAACCAGAAGATCGTGGATATCAAGGAAGTATGGTTCCGGGCCAACATTGAGGAGCATGATTTCCAGACCAAGCTCCGCAATGTCGTTAAGTTTTTGAAGGACGGCGACAAAGTGAAATGCTCCGTGCGTTTCCGCGGTCGTGAAATCACCCATGCGAACATCGGCCAGAAGATTCTGGAACGCGTGAAGACGGAAGTGGCGGACCTCTGCGTCGTCGAACGTCAGCCGAAGCTGGAAGGCCGCAGCATGATTATGATTTTGGCTCCTAAAGCCTAA
- the rpmI gene encoding 50S ribosomal protein L35, whose translation MPKMKTHSSLKGRFKITGTGKVKRYKAYKNHLLSHKSKRAKRVLSNSPVMAPGDVKRLKQGLANLK comes from the coding sequence ATGCCTAAAATGAAAACACACAGCAGCCTGAAAGGCCGCTTCAAGATTACCGGTACTGGTAAAGTTAAACGTTACAAAGCTTACAAAAACCACTTGCTGTCCCACAAATCCAAGCGTGCGAAGCGCGTGCTGTCCAACAGCCCTGTAATGGCGCCTGGAGATGTTAAACGTTTGAAGCAAGGTCTGGCTAACTTGAAATAG